From Cyanobacterium sp. T60_A2020_053, the proteins below share one genomic window:
- a CDS encoding pseudouridine synthase: MTKYTYLLFYKPYNVLCQFTDDSALRHGRETLKDYIKIPDIYSVGRLDLDSEGLLLLTDNNRVKHRLCDPSFAHPRTYWVQVENIPNQEALKTLKKGVIIQGKKTKPAKAKLLNPAPLTAPRTPPIRYRKSIPTQWLELTLTEGRNRQVRRMTAQINHPTLRLIRYSITINPQVKLTLNGLKIGEFRYLTDEERRALEHLFRM; encoded by the coding sequence ATGACTAAATACACTTATTTATTATTTTATAAACCTTATAATGTTTTGTGTCAATTCACTGATGATAGCGCCCTCCGCCATGGGCGAGAAACCTTAAAAGATTATATTAAAATTCCTGATATTTATTCAGTGGGAAGATTAGACTTAGATAGTGAAGGATTGCTATTATTAACCGATAATAATAGAGTAAAACATCGTTTATGTGACCCTAGTTTTGCCCATCCGCGCACCTACTGGGTGCAAGTGGAAAATATCCCTAATCAAGAAGCATTAAAAACATTGAAAAAAGGGGTAATTATACAAGGAAAAAAAACTAAACCAGCTAAAGCAAAATTATTAAATCCAGCGCCCCTCACCGCCCCTAGAACCCCCCCCATTAGGTATCGTAAGAGTATTCCGACCCAATGGCTAGAATTAACCCTCACAGAAGGCAGAAACCGCCAAGTGAGACGCATGACAGCGCAAATAAATCATCCTACCCTGCGTTTAATCCGTTATAGTATTACGATAAATCCTCAAGTTAAATTAACTTTAAATGGCTTAAAAATTGGTGAGTTTCGCTACCTTACTGATGAAGAGCGGAGGGCGCTGGAACATTTATTTAGAATGTAG